The Rhododendron vialii isolate Sample 1 chromosome 8a, ASM3025357v1 genome has a window encoding:
- the LOC131298496 gene encoding uncharacterized protein LOC131298496, whose translation MEEMPDSEGVSFCLSFKFYSSGRCEETAAKFTEEKKPLETLTDTEDDIDFTFVLGDSDLIADETSGEGQIRQLFPIFNPDLPVRNGLDQSDGKKPTGLTLRLPLQKLFADELESVPAGEYSVWRPKAVDSSSRYKKCGSTGSALKRWKLRDLLLLRRRSNSEGKEGSSVFMTPKNRELKAEKQGRLETTKAGKEKAKEKVYRCRLTKCFTNGIQHVWP comes from the coding sequence ATGGAAGAAATGCCCGACAGTGAAGGGGTATCTTTCTGTCTCAGCTTCAAATTCTACTCTTCCGGTAGATGTGAAGAAACAGCTGCCAAATTCACTGAGGAGAAAAAGCCACTGGAAACCTTGACCGACACTGAGGACGATATTGATTTCACTTTCGTACTCGGCGATTCGGACCTCATCGCTGACGAGACCTCCGGTGAGGGGCAAATTCGTCAACTTTTCCCCATTTTCAACCCCGATCTTCCAGTACGCAACGGCCTGGACCAAAGTGATGGTAAGAAGCCGACTGGATTGACTCTGAGACTTCCGTTGCAGAAATTGTTCGCCGATGAATTGGAAAGTGTACCTGCGGGGGAGTACAGTGTATGGAGGCCGAAAGCAGTCGATTCTTCGAGTAGATACAAGAAGTGTGGTTCGACTGGATCGGCGTTGAAGCGGTGGAAGCTTCGCGATTTGTTGTTACTTCGACGTCGAAGCAACAGCGAAGGCAAGGAGGGCTCGTCCGTGTTCATGACTCCGAAGAACAGAGAGCTAAAGGCAGAGAAACAGGGGAGACTTGAGACTACGAAGGCGGGAAAAGAAAAGGCGAAGGAGAAGGTGTATCGCTGCCGGCTCACGAAGTGTTTTACAAACGGAATCCAGCATGTATGGCCGTAA